From a single Collibacillus ludicampi genomic region:
- a CDS encoding aldo/keto reductase family protein, whose amino-acid sequence MEYRRLGKSGLKVSEIALGSWLTYGTVTEREQAISCVHKAYELGINHFDCANMYGATPHAAEEVLGEALRDFPRESYVLTTKAFWPVGDGPNDRGLSRKHIISEVEKSLRAFKTDYVDIFYCHRYDPETDLEETLRAIDDLIRQGKVLYAGISEWQPHQIADAVRLTRELGLHKIVASQPIYNMFNRYIEHAVIPLCEDAGIGQVVFSPLGQGVLTGKYKLGQPAPAGSRAATPEVQDKIQRYMNEEVLSKVERLRSVAQKAELSLAQLALAWVLRQPNVASALVGATRPEQVEENVKASGITLSEEILGEIEEILA is encoded by the coding sequence ATGGAATATCGTCGTTTAGGGAAAAGCGGACTCAAAGTTTCTGAAATCGCGTTGGGCAGTTGGTTGACATACGGTACAGTCACCGAGCGCGAACAAGCGATCTCTTGTGTACATAAGGCATATGAGCTCGGTATAAACCACTTCGACTGTGCAAATATGTATGGTGCCACACCACATGCGGCTGAAGAAGTGTTGGGAGAAGCCCTGCGGGATTTTCCGCGGGAAAGTTATGTGCTAACAACGAAAGCTTTCTGGCCGGTGGGAGACGGACCAAATGACCGTGGGTTAAGCCGGAAACATATTATCAGTGAAGTCGAAAAAAGTCTGCGTGCTTTTAAGACGGATTATGTAGATATTTTCTACTGCCATCGCTATGACCCCGAGACCGATTTGGAAGAAACGTTGCGGGCGATCGATGATCTGATTCGCCAAGGTAAAGTGCTCTATGCCGGGATTAGTGAATGGCAACCCCATCAGATAGCCGATGCCGTTCGCCTGACGCGTGAATTGGGGTTACATAAGATCGTTGCCAGCCAGCCGATCTATAATATGTTTAATCGTTATATTGAGCATGCCGTGATTCCTCTTTGTGAAGATGCCGGGATCGGGCAAGTCGTTTTCTCTCCACTCGGCCAAGGGGTGTTGACTGGCAAATACAAACTTGGACAACCTGCTCCTGCCGGCTCTCGCGCCGCTACACCGGAAGTTCAAGACAAGATCCAGCGCTACATGAATGAAGAGGTACTGTCCAAAGTCGAACGACTGCGCAGCGTCGCACAAAAAGCGGAATTGTCTCTCGCTCAGCTCGCCCTCGCTTGGGTTCTACGCCAACCCAATGTAGCGAGTGCGTTGGTGGGCGCAACGCGTCCAGAGCAAGTTGAAGAAAACGTGAAAGCTTCAGGCATTACACTCTCGGAAGAAATTCTGGGCGAAATTGAAGAAATTCTGGCTTAA
- a CDS encoding dual specificity protein phosphatase family protein, whose amino-acid sequence MDISEIIPGILYAGERVDEKGWMTLAQLHVNGIVNLSKKEDVPPDWISPLRVLRFPLGNKEKPSVNRLRQAVEETIRWLNDGYIIYVHDVAGKNRLGFFLTALFMRMYHLSCEKALRTVKQIRPVLSPRRQFLQVLKEYEQTL is encoded by the coding sequence ATGGACATTAGCGAAATCATTCCCGGAATCTTATATGCGGGAGAGCGTGTGGACGAAAAAGGGTGGATGACCCTCGCGCAGCTTCATGTGAATGGAATTGTCAATCTGAGCAAGAAAGAAGACGTTCCCCCTGACTGGATCTCTCCGTTGCGAGTGCTTCGTTTCCCGCTCGGAAATAAAGAAAAGCCGTCAGTAAACCGTTTACGACAAGCGGTTGAGGAAACGATCCGATGGCTGAACGATGGATATATTATCTATGTTCATGATGTGGCGGGAAAAAATCGTTTGGGCTTTTTCCTCACGGCACTTTTTATGCGAATGTATCATCTTTCATGCGAGAAAGCTTTACGCACTGTGAAACAAATAAGGCCGGTATTGTCACCACGTCGCCAATTCTTGCAGGTCCTAAAGGAGTATGAACAAACACTTTGA